The Arachis hypogaea cultivar Tifrunner chromosome 14, arahy.Tifrunner.gnm2.J5K5, whole genome shotgun sequence genome has a segment encoding these proteins:
- the LOC112741146 gene encoding mediator of RNA polymerase II transcription subunit 33A isoform X1, whose amino-acid sequence MEVSGGGGGRCSSSPTWNGVVELTKAAQEKGSDPLVWAIQMYSNLNSAGEALPSVELAELLVSYICWDNNVPILWKFLDKALTLKIVPPMLLLALLSLRVLPCRHVQPAAYRLYLELLKRHAFELKSQIKRPDYQKVMKSVDDVLHLSQIFGISQSEPGILVVEFVFSIVWQLLDASLDDEGLLELTPEKKSRWATVYQDMELDEHDSYNDKRNEHYEKLQTVNTLMAVEMIGQFLQDKVSSKILYLASQNLPAHWLTFVQRLQLLASNSLSLRKSRTLIPEALLQLTSDTRIFLPRECRTSSQQKFHAVMNFEYLSSSASLCHGASHSALWIPLDLVLEDAMDGYQVSATSAIEVIGGLIKTLRAVNGTSWHDTFLGLWLATLRLVQRERDPIEGPMPHLDTRLCMLLCIIPLVVADLIEEEEVEGTPVDETDSDPTDHWKDKKTPGKCRNDLVSSLQVLGDYQSLLTPPKSVVSAANQAAAKAMLFVSGITTGSEYFDCLSMTEMPNDCAGNMRHLIVEACIARNLLDTSAYLWPGYVNGCINQIPQCIPAQVPGWSSFMKGAPLTSMMINALVSSPATSLAELEKIFEIAIGGSEDERISAAAILCGASLIRGYNIQEHTVHFILRLLSPPVPEENVEGNSHLIEYAPILNVLFVGIASVDCVQIFSLHGMVPQLACSLMPICEVFGSCVPNISWRLTSGEEISAHAVFSNAFILLLKLWRFNHPPIEYGIGDVPTVGSQLTPEYLLLVRNNHLMSAGNVHKNRNRRRLSEIASLSSPKSVFVDSFPKLKAWYRQHQACIAATLSGLVHGTPFHQIVEGLLNMMFRKINRGNQNSITSGSSSSSGAGSEDTWPKLPAWDILEAIPFVVDAALTACDHGRLSPRELATGLKDLADFLPASLATIISYFSAEVTRGVWKPAFMNGTDWPSPAANLLNVEEQIKKILAATGVDVPSLASGDSSPATLPLPLAAFTSLTITYKVDRTSERFLNLAGQTLECLAAGCPWPCMPIVASLWTQKAKRWTDFLIFSASRTVLLHNNDAIVQLLKSCFTATLGMSNSPISCSGGVGALLGHGYKSHFCGGMCPVAPGILYLRAYRSIRDMVFLTEEIVSILMHSVRDIACGTQRRGRLEKLKATKDGMKYGKVSLAASMSRVKLAAALGASFVWLSGGLMLVQLLIKETLPSWFISVHRTNQQENSDGMVSMLGGYALAYFAVLCGAFAWGVDSSSSASKRRQKVLGVHMEFLASALDGKISLGCDSATWRAYVSGFVSLMVGCTPNWVLEVDVSVLKRLSNGLRQLNEEELALSLLGAGGVGTMGAAAELIIDSGM is encoded by the exons ATGGAGGTTTCCGGCGGCGGAGGAGGAAGGTGCAGCAGCAGCCCTACGTGGAACGGGGTGGTTGAGCTGACGAAGGCGGCGCAGGAGAAAGGAAGTGACCCTCTGGTTTGGGCGATTCAGATGTACTCGAACTTGAACTCCGCCGGAGAGGCACTCCCGTCGGTGGAGCTGGCGGAGCTTCTCGTTTCGTACATTTGCTGGGACAACAATGTCCCCATTCTATGGAAGTTTCTAGATAAAGCCTTGACTCTTAAGATCGTTCCTCCCATGCTTCTCCTCGCTCTCCTTTCTCTCAG GGTTCTTCCTTGTAGACATGTCCAACCTGCAGCATATAGACTATACTTGGAACTCCTCAAAAGACATGCTTTTGAACTTAAATCTCAGATAAAAAGGCCTGATTATCAAAA GGTCATGAAATCTGTAGATGATGTTCTTCATCTTTCCCAGATATTTGGCATATCACAAAGTGAGCCTGGCATTCTGGTGGTTGAATTTGTTTTTTCGATTGTCTGGCAGTTGCTTGATGCATCGTTGGATGATGAAGGGTTGCTGGAACTTACTCCTGAAAAGAAGTCTAGATGGGCTACAGTATATCAAGATATGGAACTGGATGAGCATGATAGTTATAATGACAAAAGGAATGAACATTATGAGAAGTTGCAAACTGTGAATACTCTTATGGCTGTTGAGATGATTGGTCAGTTTTTGCAGGATAAAGTTTCTTCGAAGATTCTTTACTTGGCTAGCCAAAATTT GCCTGCACATTGGTTAACTTTTGTTCAGAGGCTGCAGCTGCTGGCATCAAATTCATTAAGTTTGAGAAAATCAAGAACTTTAATTCCTGAGGCACTTCTACAACTGACTTCAGATACTCGTATTTTCTTGCCTCGAGAATGCAGAACAAGTTCACAACAAAAGTTTCATGCAGTTATGAATTTCGAATATCTTTCTTCTTCAGCTTCACTCTGTCATGGTGCAAGTCATTCTGCTCTTTGGATTCCTCTTGATCTGGTGCTAGAAGATGCTATGGATGGCTATCAAGTTAGTGCAACAAGTGCAATTGAAGTAATTGGGG GTTTGATAAAGACACTCCGAGCAGTAAACGGTACCTCATGGCATGATACCTTTCTAGGCCTTTGGTTAGCAACTCTTCGTCTTGTTCAGAGG GAAAGAGATCCTATTGAGGGCCCAATGCCTCATCTTGATACTCGATTATGCATGCTCCTGTGTATCATACCTCTTGTTGTTGCTGATCTCattgaggaggaggaggtggaagGGACACCAGTTGATGAAACAGATAGTGATCCTACAGATCACTGGAAAGATAAAAAGACTCCAGGAAAGTGTCGGAATGATTTAGTCTCAAGTCTCCAAGTATTAGGTGACTATCAGAGCTTGCTCACACCGCCTAAATCTGTTGTTTCCGCTGCAAATCAAGCTGCTGCAAAAGCAATGCTGTTTGTTTCTGGCATCACAACAGGGAGTGAATATTTTGACTGCCTCAGCATGACAGAGATGCCAAATGACTGCG ctGGAAACATGCGTCATTTGATAGTTGAGGCTTGTATTGCCCGAAATCTACTCGACACATCTGCCTATTTATGGCCTGGTTATGTGAATGGATGTATCAATCAAATACCTCAGTGTATCCCAGCTCAAGTACCTGGCTGGTCATCATTTATGAAGGGAGCACCACTTACTTCGATGATGATTAATGCTCTGGTTTCAAGTCCTGCTACAAG CTTAGCAGAACtggagaaaatatttgaaattgcgATCGGGGGATCAGAAGATGAAAGGATATCTGCTGCTGCCATTCTTTGTGGGGCATCCCTGATTCGGGGATACAATATACAG GAGCACACTGTTCATTTCATTCTCAGGTTACTATCTCCACCAGTTCCGGAAGAGAATGTTGAAGGAAACAGCCATCTGATTGAATATGCTCCAATACTCAATGTACTCTTTGTTGGAATTGCATCTGTTGATTGCGTTCAAATATTTTCACTTCATGGCATG GTTCCGCAGCTTGCATGTTCGTTGATGCCTATctgtgaagtttttgggtcatgtGTGCCTAATATCTCATGGAGACTAACATCTGGGGAAGAAATATCTGCCCATGCTGTGTTTTCAAATGCATTTATTCTTCTCTTGAAGCTTTGGAGATTCAATCATCCTCCTATCGAATATGGAATTGGAGATGTTCCCACCGTTGGTTCTCAACTAACTCCTGAATACCTACTCTTAGTTCGAAATAACCACCTAATGTCAGCTGGCAATGTCCACAAGAATAGAAACAGGAGGAGGCTCTCAGAGATAGCGAGTTTATCATCGCCTAAATCTGTATTTGTCGACTCGTTTCCAAAATTGAAAGCCTGGTATAGGCAGCATCAAGCATGCATTGCTGCAACATTGTCTGGTCTTGTGCATGGGACCCCTTTTCATCAGATAGTTGAGGGGCTTCTCAACATGATGTTCAGAAAGATTAACAGAGGAAACCAGAATTCTATTACATCTGGAAGTAGTAGCTCTTCTGGGGCTGGAAGTGAAGATACCTGGCCAAAGTTGCCTGCTTGGGATATTCTGGAAGCCATTCCCTTTGTAGTTGATGCTGCTCTCACAGCATGTGATCATGGACGGTTATCTCCGCGTGAGTTGGCAACAG GGCTTAAAGATTTGGCTGATTTTCTTCCTGCATCTCTGGCTACCATAATAAGTTACTTCTCTGCTGAAGTAACTCGTGGTGTTTGGAAACCTGCATTTATGAATGGAACTGATTGGCCAAGCCCTGCTGCGAATCTACTGAATGTTGAGGAGCAGATCAAGAAAATTTTGGCTGCTACCGGTGTTGATGTGCCTAGCCTTGCTTCAG GGGACAGCTCTCCTGCCACCCTTCCATTGCCCTTAGCTGCCTTCACAAGCCTTACCATTACCTACAAAGTCGACAGAACATCGGAGCGCTTTCTTAATTTGGCCGGCCAAACATTGGAGTGTCTTGCTGCAGGTTGTCCATGGCCTTGCATGCCAATTGTGGCTTCCTTGTGGACACAAAAGGCGAAACGTTGGACTGACTTCCTTATCTTCTCGGCTTCTAGAACCGTCTTACTCCACAACAATGATGCCATAGTCCAACTTCTTAAAAGCTGCTTCACAGCTACCCTTGGCATGAGCAACTCCCCTATCTCGTGCAGTGGCGGCGTTGGTGCCCTCCTTGGCCATGGATATAAGTCACATTTCTGTGGAGGGATGTGTCCTGTTGCTCCTGGAATCCTATATCTACGCGCATATCGGTCAATCAGAGATATGGTTTTCTTGACAGAGGAAATTGTTTCAATCTTGATGCACTCAGTGAGAGACATTGCATGTGGTACGCAGCGGAGGGGGCGATTGGAAAAGCTGAAAGCAACTAAAGATGGCATGAAATATGGAAAGGTATCGCTCGCTGCATCAATGTCTCGGGTGAAGCTTGCGGCTGCGCTTGGTGCTTCATTTGTATGGCTATCAGGAGGGTTGATGCTGGTTCAACTACTTATAAAGGAAACTCTGCCTTCATGGTTTATATCAGTTCACAGAACAAACCAACAAGAGAACTCCGATGGAATGGTTTCAATGCTTGGTGGATATGCACTTGCATACTTTGCAGTTCTTTGTGGAGCCTTTGCATGGGGTGTTGATTCGTCATCATCTGCTTCGAAGCGACGTCAGAAAGTCTTGGGAGTTCACATGGAGTTTCTGGCCAGTGCACTTGATGGTAAGATATCGCTTGGCTGCGATTCGGCTACTTGGCGTGCCTATGTGTCAGGCTTCGTGAGCTTGATGGTTGGTTGCACTCCAAACTGGGTGCTGGAAGTAGATGTAAGTGTGTTGAAGAGACTGAGCAATGGGTTGAGGCAGTTGAATGAGGAAGAGCTTGCTCTGTCATTGTTGGGTGCTGGGGGTGTAGGGACAATGGGGGCTGCAGCTGAACTCATAATTGACAGTGGAATGTGA
- the LOC112741146 gene encoding mediator of RNA polymerase II transcription subunit 33A isoform X2, with protein MELDEHDSYNDKRNEHYEKLQTVNTLMAVEMIGQFLQDKVSSKILYLASQNLPAHWLTFVQRLQLLASNSLSLRKSRTLIPEALLQLTSDTRIFLPRECRTSSQQKFHAVMNFEYLSSSASLCHGASHSALWIPLDLVLEDAMDGYQVSATSAIEVIGGLIKTLRAVNGTSWHDTFLGLWLATLRLVQRERDPIEGPMPHLDTRLCMLLCIIPLVVADLIEEEEVEGTPVDETDSDPTDHWKDKKTPGKCRNDLVSSLQVLGDYQSLLTPPKSVVSAANQAAAKAMLFVSGITTGSEYFDCLSMTEMPNDCAGNMRHLIVEACIARNLLDTSAYLWPGYVNGCINQIPQCIPAQVPGWSSFMKGAPLTSMMINALVSSPATSLAELEKIFEIAIGGSEDERISAAAILCGASLIRGYNIQEHTVHFILRLLSPPVPEENVEGNSHLIEYAPILNVLFVGIASVDCVQIFSLHGMVPQLACSLMPICEVFGSCVPNISWRLTSGEEISAHAVFSNAFILLLKLWRFNHPPIEYGIGDVPTVGSQLTPEYLLLVRNNHLMSAGNVHKNRNRRRLSEIASLSSPKSVFVDSFPKLKAWYRQHQACIAATLSGLVHGTPFHQIVEGLLNMMFRKINRGNQNSITSGSSSSSGAGSEDTWPKLPAWDILEAIPFVVDAALTACDHGRLSPRELATGLKDLADFLPASLATIISYFSAEVTRGVWKPAFMNGTDWPSPAANLLNVEEQIKKILAATGVDVPSLASGDSSPATLPLPLAAFTSLTITYKVDRTSERFLNLAGQTLECLAAGCPWPCMPIVASLWTQKAKRWTDFLIFSASRTVLLHNNDAIVQLLKSCFTATLGMSNSPISCSGGVGALLGHGYKSHFCGGMCPVAPGILYLRAYRSIRDMVFLTEEIVSILMHSVRDIACGTQRRGRLEKLKATKDGMKYGKVSLAASMSRVKLAAALGASFVWLSGGLMLVQLLIKETLPSWFISVHRTNQQENSDGMVSMLGGYALAYFAVLCGAFAWGVDSSSSASKRRQKVLGVHMEFLASALDGKISLGCDSATWRAYVSGFVSLMVGCTPNWVLEVDVSVLKRLSNGLRQLNEEELALSLLGAGGVGTMGAAAELIIDSGM; from the exons ATGGAACTGGATGAGCATGATAGTTATAATGACAAAAGGAATGAACATTATGAGAAGTTGCAAACTGTGAATACTCTTATGGCTGTTGAGATGATTGGTCAGTTTTTGCAGGATAAAGTTTCTTCGAAGATTCTTTACTTGGCTAGCCAAAATTT GCCTGCACATTGGTTAACTTTTGTTCAGAGGCTGCAGCTGCTGGCATCAAATTCATTAAGTTTGAGAAAATCAAGAACTTTAATTCCTGAGGCACTTCTACAACTGACTTCAGATACTCGTATTTTCTTGCCTCGAGAATGCAGAACAAGTTCACAACAAAAGTTTCATGCAGTTATGAATTTCGAATATCTTTCTTCTTCAGCTTCACTCTGTCATGGTGCAAGTCATTCTGCTCTTTGGATTCCTCTTGATCTGGTGCTAGAAGATGCTATGGATGGCTATCAAGTTAGTGCAACAAGTGCAATTGAAGTAATTGGGG GTTTGATAAAGACACTCCGAGCAGTAAACGGTACCTCATGGCATGATACCTTTCTAGGCCTTTGGTTAGCAACTCTTCGTCTTGTTCAGAGG GAAAGAGATCCTATTGAGGGCCCAATGCCTCATCTTGATACTCGATTATGCATGCTCCTGTGTATCATACCTCTTGTTGTTGCTGATCTCattgaggaggaggaggtggaagGGACACCAGTTGATGAAACAGATAGTGATCCTACAGATCACTGGAAAGATAAAAAGACTCCAGGAAAGTGTCGGAATGATTTAGTCTCAAGTCTCCAAGTATTAGGTGACTATCAGAGCTTGCTCACACCGCCTAAATCTGTTGTTTCCGCTGCAAATCAAGCTGCTGCAAAAGCAATGCTGTTTGTTTCTGGCATCACAACAGGGAGTGAATATTTTGACTGCCTCAGCATGACAGAGATGCCAAATGACTGCG ctGGAAACATGCGTCATTTGATAGTTGAGGCTTGTATTGCCCGAAATCTACTCGACACATCTGCCTATTTATGGCCTGGTTATGTGAATGGATGTATCAATCAAATACCTCAGTGTATCCCAGCTCAAGTACCTGGCTGGTCATCATTTATGAAGGGAGCACCACTTACTTCGATGATGATTAATGCTCTGGTTTCAAGTCCTGCTACAAG CTTAGCAGAACtggagaaaatatttgaaattgcgATCGGGGGATCAGAAGATGAAAGGATATCTGCTGCTGCCATTCTTTGTGGGGCATCCCTGATTCGGGGATACAATATACAG GAGCACACTGTTCATTTCATTCTCAGGTTACTATCTCCACCAGTTCCGGAAGAGAATGTTGAAGGAAACAGCCATCTGATTGAATATGCTCCAATACTCAATGTACTCTTTGTTGGAATTGCATCTGTTGATTGCGTTCAAATATTTTCACTTCATGGCATG GTTCCGCAGCTTGCATGTTCGTTGATGCCTATctgtgaagtttttgggtcatgtGTGCCTAATATCTCATGGAGACTAACATCTGGGGAAGAAATATCTGCCCATGCTGTGTTTTCAAATGCATTTATTCTTCTCTTGAAGCTTTGGAGATTCAATCATCCTCCTATCGAATATGGAATTGGAGATGTTCCCACCGTTGGTTCTCAACTAACTCCTGAATACCTACTCTTAGTTCGAAATAACCACCTAATGTCAGCTGGCAATGTCCACAAGAATAGAAACAGGAGGAGGCTCTCAGAGATAGCGAGTTTATCATCGCCTAAATCTGTATTTGTCGACTCGTTTCCAAAATTGAAAGCCTGGTATAGGCAGCATCAAGCATGCATTGCTGCAACATTGTCTGGTCTTGTGCATGGGACCCCTTTTCATCAGATAGTTGAGGGGCTTCTCAACATGATGTTCAGAAAGATTAACAGAGGAAACCAGAATTCTATTACATCTGGAAGTAGTAGCTCTTCTGGGGCTGGAAGTGAAGATACCTGGCCAAAGTTGCCTGCTTGGGATATTCTGGAAGCCATTCCCTTTGTAGTTGATGCTGCTCTCACAGCATGTGATCATGGACGGTTATCTCCGCGTGAGTTGGCAACAG GGCTTAAAGATTTGGCTGATTTTCTTCCTGCATCTCTGGCTACCATAATAAGTTACTTCTCTGCTGAAGTAACTCGTGGTGTTTGGAAACCTGCATTTATGAATGGAACTGATTGGCCAAGCCCTGCTGCGAATCTACTGAATGTTGAGGAGCAGATCAAGAAAATTTTGGCTGCTACCGGTGTTGATGTGCCTAGCCTTGCTTCAG GGGACAGCTCTCCTGCCACCCTTCCATTGCCCTTAGCTGCCTTCACAAGCCTTACCATTACCTACAAAGTCGACAGAACATCGGAGCGCTTTCTTAATTTGGCCGGCCAAACATTGGAGTGTCTTGCTGCAGGTTGTCCATGGCCTTGCATGCCAATTGTGGCTTCCTTGTGGACACAAAAGGCGAAACGTTGGACTGACTTCCTTATCTTCTCGGCTTCTAGAACCGTCTTACTCCACAACAATGATGCCATAGTCCAACTTCTTAAAAGCTGCTTCACAGCTACCCTTGGCATGAGCAACTCCCCTATCTCGTGCAGTGGCGGCGTTGGTGCCCTCCTTGGCCATGGATATAAGTCACATTTCTGTGGAGGGATGTGTCCTGTTGCTCCTGGAATCCTATATCTACGCGCATATCGGTCAATCAGAGATATGGTTTTCTTGACAGAGGAAATTGTTTCAATCTTGATGCACTCAGTGAGAGACATTGCATGTGGTACGCAGCGGAGGGGGCGATTGGAAAAGCTGAAAGCAACTAAAGATGGCATGAAATATGGAAAGGTATCGCTCGCTGCATCAATGTCTCGGGTGAAGCTTGCGGCTGCGCTTGGTGCTTCATTTGTATGGCTATCAGGAGGGTTGATGCTGGTTCAACTACTTATAAAGGAAACTCTGCCTTCATGGTTTATATCAGTTCACAGAACAAACCAACAAGAGAACTCCGATGGAATGGTTTCAATGCTTGGTGGATATGCACTTGCATACTTTGCAGTTCTTTGTGGAGCCTTTGCATGGGGTGTTGATTCGTCATCATCTGCTTCGAAGCGACGTCAGAAAGTCTTGGGAGTTCACATGGAGTTTCTGGCCAGTGCACTTGATGGTAAGATATCGCTTGGCTGCGATTCGGCTACTTGGCGTGCCTATGTGTCAGGCTTCGTGAGCTTGATGGTTGGTTGCACTCCAAACTGGGTGCTGGAAGTAGATGTAAGTGTGTTGAAGAGACTGAGCAATGGGTTGAGGCAGTTGAATGAGGAAGAGCTTGCTCTGTCATTGTTGGGTGCTGGGGGTGTAGGGACAATGGGGGCTGCAGCTGAACTCATAATTGACAGTGGAATGTGA